A region of Pyxidicoccus parkwaysis DNA encodes the following proteins:
- a CDS encoding ABC transporter ATP-binding protein: protein MLPVLLRLLRYARPHVGVLILAFVGSAAVAAAMGAYAYLTGPALRFLLSGGQEGFASAQRVPWLADLPREAALWGFPLLMVVVGAAKGVGYLGQFYFMGLFAQRVVKDLRRELFLKLTSLSPSQLAKLRTGDLLSRFSSDVNAVEAAAMYTVGAYIRDSLQAIILTGVALSMSPLLGAVMLFVVPLAALPASRLMRKVLKRTREGQTQLGNLAGQLHEGLGGLRTIQAFNGQDAELARFSAHAEAHEKAVVSAAWARGAVPGLMEVLAAAALAGALAYAAGAKLMPPEALLSLLTSVILVYQPVKELGRVTQFAVQAGAAGERLFALLDLQHPVEDAPDAVPAPKLSRGIALEDVRFSYGERRALDGLTLELKAGQVTALVGGSGGGKSTVTSMLLRFERPQQGKLLLDGVDADRYSATSVREQFALVTQEPLLFQGTVLDNLRYARPDATREEVEAAAKVAHADGFIRALPEGYDTRIGERGVTLSGGQRQRLCIARAVLAKAPVLVLDEATSSLDPESEREVQAALAAVLPGRTALVIAHRLSTVVNADVLHVMEAGRVVESGTHAELLQRGGRYASLWQMQTHGSMDKGAA, encoded by the coding sequence ATGTTGCCTGTGCTGCTGCGGTTGCTGCGCTATGCGCGCCCGCACGTCGGTGTGCTCATCCTGGCCTTCGTGGGCTCGGCGGCGGTGGCGGCGGCCATGGGCGCGTACGCGTACCTGACGGGGCCGGCGCTGCGCTTCCTGCTGTCGGGAGGGCAGGAGGGCTTCGCGAGCGCGCAGCGGGTGCCGTGGCTGGCGGACCTGCCACGCGAGGCGGCGCTGTGGGGCTTCCCGCTGCTGATGGTGGTGGTGGGCGCGGCGAAGGGCGTGGGGTACCTGGGGCAGTTCTACTTCATGGGCCTGTTCGCGCAGCGCGTGGTGAAGGACCTGCGCCGGGAATTGTTCCTGAAGCTCACGTCGCTGTCGCCGTCGCAGCTCGCGAAGCTGCGCACGGGGGATTTGCTCAGCCGCTTCTCCTCGGACGTGAATGCCGTGGAAGCGGCGGCCATGTACACGGTGGGCGCGTACATCCGCGACAGCCTGCAGGCCATCATCCTCACGGGCGTGGCGCTGTCGATGAGCCCGCTGCTGGGCGCGGTGATGCTGTTCGTGGTGCCGCTGGCGGCGCTGCCGGCGTCGCGGCTGATGCGCAAGGTGCTGAAGCGCACGCGTGAGGGACAGACGCAGCTCGGCAACCTCGCGGGCCAGCTTCACGAGGGACTGGGAGGGCTGCGCACCATCCAGGCCTTCAACGGCCAGGATGCGGAGTTGGCCCGCTTCTCGGCGCACGCGGAGGCGCACGAGAAGGCGGTGGTGAGCGCCGCCTGGGCGCGAGGCGCGGTGCCGGGGCTGATGGAGGTGCTGGCGGCGGCGGCGCTGGCGGGAGCGCTGGCGTACGCGGCGGGCGCGAAGCTGATGCCGCCCGAGGCGCTGCTGTCGCTGCTGACGTCGGTCATCCTGGTGTACCAGCCGGTGAAGGAGCTGGGCCGGGTGACGCAGTTCGCGGTGCAGGCGGGCGCGGCGGGAGAGCGTCTCTTCGCGCTGCTGGACTTGCAGCACCCGGTGGAGGACGCACCGGACGCGGTGCCGGCGCCGAAGCTGTCGCGAGGCATCGCGCTTGAGGACGTGCGCTTCTCGTATGGCGAGCGCCGCGCGCTGGACGGCCTGACGCTGGAGTTGAAGGCGGGCCAGGTGACGGCGCTGGTGGGCGGCAGCGGTGGCGGCAAGAGCACGGTGACGTCGATGCTGCTGCGCTTCGAGCGGCCGCAGCAGGGCAAGCTGTTGCTGGATGGAGTGGACGCGGACCGCTACTCGGCGACGAGCGTGCGGGAGCAGTTCGCGCTGGTGACGCAGGAGCCGCTGCTCTTCCAGGGCACGGTGCTGGACAACCTGCGCTACGCGAGGCCGGACGCCACGAGGGAGGAAGTGGAGGCGGCGGCGAAGGTGGCGCACGCGGACGGCTTCATCCGAGCACTCCCGGAGGGCTACGACACGCGCATCGGAGAGCGAGGCGTGACGTTGAGCGGAGGCCAGCGACAGCGGCTCTGCATTGCCAGGGCGGTGCTGGCGAAAGCTCCGGTGCTGGTGCTGGACGAGGCCACGAGCAGCCTGGACCCGGAGAGCGAGCGCGAGGTGCAGGCGGCGCTGGCGGCGGTGCTCCCCGGGCGCACGGCGCTGGTGATTGCGCACCGGTTGTCCACGGTGGTGAACGCGGACGTGTTGCACGTGATGGAAGCGGGCCGTGTGGTGGAGAGCGGCACGCACGCGGAGTTGCTCCAGCGGGGCGGGCGTTATGCATCGCTGTGGCAGATGCAGACGCATGGCTCCATGGATAAGGGCGCTGCCTGA
- a CDS encoding PHP domain-containing protein, giving the protein MSRVRTALTKVLRAVVGFLLLLVGIAGFFALPASFASYPVVPPKEGAPRWVRGAYHVHTTRSDGRGSPQEVARAAKEAGLDFVVLTDHNDFKPPAPAWVDGVLLVPGVEISTSSGHLAAFGMERPLEGVRQWMPPGDAVKAVAAAGGTAVLAHPVQKRNPWTDDASAREAPGFELYSADTFFRQAVSNPVSRLLPAVGAYLGNPGHGVMLLVTPEPEPAARFMELSRAHPRIALCAHDAHGLPSYEAVFESMAMYLPPELVPAPLPKDAAEAAARVTKALGSGRALCAFRALGEPEGFALSVVAPADEAMAGVAPDHRDTSADAVPDGTVPERREAKVGDVLEVRLPGNPEEGSVRVQVWGDGKLRPDGRSVELTGPGVVQVEVWARAPGRFFGTEWRPWIVPSPVRVVPRGPGI; this is encoded by the coding sequence ATGAGCCGCGTCCGCACAGCACTGACGAAGGTCCTCCGGGCAGTGGTGGGCTTCCTGCTTCTGCTTGTCGGAATCGCGGGCTTCTTCGCGTTGCCAGCCTCATTCGCGAGCTACCCGGTGGTGCCGCCGAAGGAGGGCGCTCCCCGGTGGGTACGCGGCGCGTACCACGTGCACACGACGCGCTCGGACGGAAGGGGCAGCCCGCAAGAGGTGGCCCGCGCCGCGAAGGAAGCCGGCCTCGACTTCGTCGTCCTCACCGACCACAACGACTTCAAGCCGCCTGCGCCCGCGTGGGTGGACGGAGTGCTGCTGGTGCCGGGAGTGGAGATCTCCACCTCCTCGGGGCACCTGGCCGCGTTCGGCATGGAGCGGCCGCTGGAAGGCGTGCGCCAGTGGATGCCGCCCGGAGACGCGGTGAAGGCGGTGGCGGCGGCGGGAGGCACGGCCGTGCTCGCGCACCCGGTGCAGAAGCGCAACCCGTGGACGGACGACGCCAGCGCAAGAGAGGCCCCGGGCTTCGAGCTGTACTCAGCGGACACCTTCTTCCGTCAGGCGGTGAGCAATCCGGTGAGCCGATTGCTTCCCGCTGTGGGCGCGTACCTGGGCAACCCTGGGCACGGGGTGATGCTCCTCGTCACGCCCGAGCCGGAGCCGGCAGCACGCTTCATGGAGCTCTCACGAGCGCATCCGCGAATCGCGCTCTGCGCTCACGATGCACACGGCCTGCCCTCGTACGAGGCGGTCTTCGAGTCCATGGCGATGTATCTGCCACCGGAGCTCGTGCCGGCTCCTCTGCCGAAGGACGCAGCCGAGGCCGCGGCGCGAGTCACCAAGGCGCTCGGAAGCGGGCGAGCCCTATGCGCCTTCCGCGCCCTGGGCGAGCCCGAGGGTTTCGCACTGAGCGTTGTGGCCCCGGCGGATGAGGCAATGGCGGGTGTAGCCCCGGACCACCGAGACACGAGCGCAGACGCCGTGCCGGACGGCACAGTCCCGGAGCGCCGCGAAGCGAAGGTCGGCGACGTGCTGGAAGTACGCCTGCCCGGCAATCCGGAAGAGGGCTCGGTCCGGGTGCAGGTATGGGGCGACGGAAAGCTCCGTCCGGACGGAAGGTCCGTGGAATTGACGGGCCCGGGCGTGGTGCAGGTGGAAGTGTGGGCCCGAGCCCCGGGGCGCTTCTTTGGAACAGAGTGGCGGCCCTGGATTGTGCCAAGCCCCGTCCGCGTGGTGCCGCGAGGGCCGGGCATCTGA
- a CDS encoding 3-deoxy-D-manno-octulosonic acid transferase, translating to MRLLYILATYVLFALLFPVLLLHRKTRHGLKERLGFYGPGSLPTRGDGPVLWLHGASAGDLLALSPMFGPLRARFPGCQLILSTMTDSGYAMAKGRLAKDIDGVVYVPYDLWGATRRAVKAIRPDVLVLEYTEIWPNLIRAAKRGGARVVMTNGRFSPKNLEKYRRLFKLIGNPLHDLDLLLMRQDEEAERAKSLGAHPEWVKVTGNTKFDSLAGGPAREDETLRSALGLEPGARVWIAGSTHEGEEEVLLGVYRRLLEQWPDLRLVIAPRYVDRAARIVAVAQEQGLTVGLRSKGNPERGQVVVLDTIGELSRAYRLATVVFVGGSFTKRGGQNILEPAGQGKPVLYGPHMDNFRDSVELLTGHGGVQVRDGEALYATLAEWLASPEKLASLGAQAQVTVQRISGASERNAEAMTTLFPHGRPDPR from the coding sequence ATGCGCCTCCTGTACATCCTCGCCACCTACGTGCTCTTCGCGCTCCTGTTCCCGGTGCTCCTGCTGCACCGGAAGACGCGCCATGGGCTGAAGGAGCGGCTGGGCTTCTACGGCCCGGGCAGCCTGCCCACGCGAGGCGACGGCCCGGTGCTGTGGCTGCACGGAGCGAGCGCGGGAGACCTGCTCGCCCTGTCCCCGATGTTCGGCCCGCTGCGAGCCCGCTTCCCGGGCTGCCAGCTCATCCTCTCGACGATGACGGACAGCGGCTACGCGATGGCGAAGGGCCGGCTGGCGAAGGACATCGACGGAGTGGTCTACGTGCCCTACGACCTCTGGGGCGCAACGCGCCGGGCAGTGAAGGCCATCCGCCCGGACGTGCTGGTGCTCGAGTACACGGAGATCTGGCCCAACCTCATCCGAGCAGCGAAGCGAGGCGGCGCGCGAGTGGTGATGACGAACGGGCGTTTCTCCCCGAAGAACCTGGAGAAGTACCGCCGCCTGTTCAAGCTCATCGGCAATCCGCTGCACGACCTGGACCTCCTGTTGATGCGCCAGGACGAAGAAGCCGAGCGAGCGAAGAGCCTCGGAGCGCATCCCGAGTGGGTGAAGGTGACGGGCAACACGAAGTTCGACTCATTGGCGGGAGGCCCCGCGCGCGAGGACGAGACGCTGCGAAGCGCCCTGGGCCTCGAACCGGGAGCCCGGGTCTGGATTGCCGGAAGCACGCACGAGGGCGAGGAGGAGGTGCTGCTCGGCGTATACCGGAGGCTGCTGGAGCAGTGGCCGGACCTGCGCCTGGTGATTGCACCGAGGTACGTGGACCGAGCCGCGCGCATCGTGGCGGTCGCGCAGGAGCAGGGGCTGACGGTGGGCCTGCGCTCGAAAGGCAATCCCGAGCGCGGCCAGGTCGTGGTGCTGGACACGATAGGCGAGCTGTCGAGAGCGTACCGGCTGGCGACGGTGGTGTTCGTCGGAGGCTCGTTCACGAAGCGCGGCGGGCAGAACATCCTCGAGCCGGCGGGGCAGGGAAAGCCGGTGCTGTACGGGCCACACATGGACAACTTCCGGGACAGCGTGGAGTTGCTGACGGGCCACGGCGGCGTGCAGGTGCGGGACGGAGAAGCGCTGTACGCGACGCTCGCGGAGTGGCTCGCCTCCCCCGAGAAGCTCGCGAGCCTGGGCGCGCAGGCCCAGGTCACGGTGCAACGAATCTCCGGAGCGAGCGAGAGGAACGCCGAGGCGATGACGACGCTCTTTCCCCACGGGAGGCCGGACCCGCGATGA
- a CDS encoding glycosyltransferase family 4 protein, whose product MTLIVHPHFHKRYTGVTRHVESVVPALTRDSETRVIGSGLSDGLPRITWPELLRRARTEPVVWHAHRNNELLAGMLLKLVGRQVRLVFTRHTSMAPSGFTRFIARGADALVSLTKQVAEVIALPSTVISHGIDLTRFHPPEDRDEAWRRLGQGGRYGIGVIGRIRKEKGQGDFLEAVRPLLPQHPEWQAVLVGLAKGADLDWVNGLRAGIEDRVALAGEQSVIEPWYQGLSILVHPSYAEGYSLVHVEAMASGCCVVASKLQYLDTLIEHGRTGFFFEPGDVKALREVLTLLMREPERAREVGRNAAEEARRRCGVEHEARALGDLYRAVVER is encoded by the coding sequence ATGACGCTCATCGTCCATCCGCACTTCCACAAGCGGTACACGGGGGTGACGCGCCACGTGGAGTCCGTGGTGCCCGCGCTCACGAGGGACTCGGAGACACGGGTCATCGGCTCGGGCCTGAGTGACGGCCTGCCGAGAATCACCTGGCCTGAGCTGCTCCGCCGAGCGCGCACGGAGCCGGTGGTGTGGCACGCGCACCGGAACAACGAGCTTCTCGCGGGAATGCTGCTGAAGCTCGTTGGCCGCCAGGTGCGGCTCGTCTTCACGAGACACACCTCCATGGCCCCGAGCGGCTTCACACGCTTCATCGCGAGGGGCGCGGACGCGCTCGTCTCGCTGACGAAGCAGGTGGCCGAGGTCATCGCGCTGCCCTCGACGGTGATTTCCCACGGCATCGACCTGACGCGCTTCCATCCGCCAGAGGACCGGGATGAGGCCTGGCGCCGGCTTGGCCAGGGCGGGCGTTACGGCATCGGAGTCATCGGCCGCATCCGCAAGGAGAAGGGGCAGGGAGACTTCCTGGAGGCCGTGCGTCCGCTGCTGCCACAGCACCCGGAATGGCAGGCAGTGCTCGTGGGCCTCGCGAAGGGAGCGGACCTGGACTGGGTGAACGGGCTGCGCGCCGGAATCGAGGACCGGGTGGCACTGGCCGGAGAGCAATCCGTCATCGAGCCCTGGTACCAGGGGTTGAGCATCCTGGTGCATCCGTCCTACGCGGAGGGCTACTCGCTGGTGCACGTGGAGGCGATGGCCTCGGGCTGCTGCGTGGTGGCCTCGAAGCTGCAGTACCTGGACACGCTCATCGAGCACGGGCGCACGGGCTTCTTCTTCGAACCCGGAGACGTGAAGGCTTTGCGGGAAGTGCTCACCCTGCTGATGCGCGAGCCGGAGCGAGCACGAGAAGTGGGCCGCAACGCGGCCGAGGAAGCCAGGCGCCGGTGCGGAGTGGAGCACGAGGCGAGGGCCCTGGGCGACCTCTACCGCGCGGTGGTGGAGCGCTGA
- a CDS encoding glycosyltransferase translates to MRILHLLASPFFSGPAENVALLAQAQREAGHEVTVAVDRRRKDVPAEEPAVPRFRELGLLDEGGLELSVKSPPWKMWSDLRQLSKREVDVVHSHFSHDHLLARWGRPRGAVLVRSLHAPRSLRASLPAADAYTVPASALLPGLRDRGRTAEVLPALVDPRFHPAKDRHALRRELGLTGQPVLGMVSTFQPSRRHEVGVSAFALYRKQRPEARLVLVGDGALLEATRRQVKELGLGGAVTFTGYQQGEAFVRWLQALDEVWLLGLGNDWSARAAAQARACGVRVVAVEEGALPDLADARVNTPTPEAVVAAALSEQRAPIAHPTNARIASDVLSLYERARRTR, encoded by the coding sequence ATGCGAATCCTCCACCTGCTCGCGAGTCCCTTCTTCAGCGGCCCCGCGGAGAACGTGGCCCTGCTGGCCCAGGCCCAGCGCGAGGCCGGGCACGAGGTGACGGTGGCGGTGGACCGCAGGCGCAAGGACGTGCCGGCCGAGGAGCCCGCGGTGCCACGCTTCCGGGAGCTCGGCTTGCTGGACGAAGGAGGCCTGGAGCTGTCGGTGAAGTCCCCGCCGTGGAAGATGTGGAGCGACCTGCGCCAGTTGAGCAAGCGCGAGGTGGACGTGGTGCACTCGCACTTCAGCCACGACCACCTGCTCGCGAGGTGGGGCCGTCCCCGAGGCGCCGTGCTGGTCCGCTCGCTCCACGCGCCTCGCTCGCTGAGGGCCTCGCTGCCGGCAGCGGACGCCTACACGGTGCCAGCGAGCGCTCTACTTCCAGGATTGAGAGACAGAGGTAGGACTGCTGAAGTTCTGCCCGCACTGGTGGACCCGAGATTCCACCCGGCGAAAGACAGACACGCCCTGCGTCGCGAGCTCGGGCTCACGGGGCAGCCGGTGCTGGGCATGGTCTCCACCTTCCAGCCGTCGAGGCGGCACGAAGTCGGAGTGAGTGCCTTCGCCCTGTACCGGAAGCAGCGTCCGGAAGCGCGCCTCGTGCTCGTGGGAGACGGGGCGTTGCTGGAGGCAACGCGGCGGCAGGTCAAGGAACTCGGTCTGGGGGGTGCGGTCACCTTCACGGGCTATCAGCAAGGCGAAGCCTTCGTGCGATGGCTCCAGGCCCTGGACGAGGTATGGCTGCTGGGCCTGGGCAATGACTGGAGCGCAAGGGCCGCGGCGCAGGCCCGAGCCTGCGGAGTGCGAGTGGTCGCGGTGGAAGAGGGCGCATTGCCAGACCTGGCGGATGCGCGAGTCAACACACCGACGCCGGAGGCCGTCGTCGCCGCCGCGCTCTCCGAACAGCGGGCCCCGATTGCGCACCCGACGAACGCGCGAATCGCAAGTGACGTGCTGTCGCTCTATGAGCGAGCGAGGCGTACCCGGTGA
- the lpxK gene encoding tetraacyldisaccharide 4'-kinase translates to MSTTPTEAPTAIERVFYPPAPEPWGRRALLSPLTAVSWTYAAAVHLRRALYDSGLLRAERVEGLRVISVGNLNVGGTGKTPAVLHLAELLVREGRKVGILTRGYGRGSREPLTFIGTEPLPSVDDAGDEPLLLARRCPQARLFVGANRVAGAYRARDEFGLDTVLLDDGFQHRRLARDEDLVVVDEAVGLGNGHMLPRGPLREPRSSLRRATLLWVRAASSTAAASPDLPPSTPRVRTRYLPTAWLDPTGESHPTEALAGQPALALAGLARPGGFLRTLHSLGAEVRDAALFPDHHRFTADELRDVQARAARQGARVVTTEKDAVRLPSGFEAWVVRLGVEVLEGETHLRRALGLADVPRDL, encoded by the coding sequence GTGAGCACCACGCCGACCGAAGCGCCCACGGCCATCGAGCGGGTCTTCTACCCGCCGGCCCCCGAGCCCTGGGGACGCCGTGCCCTGCTGTCGCCTCTCACCGCGGTATCCTGGACCTACGCGGCGGCCGTGCACCTGAGACGGGCCCTCTACGACTCGGGCCTGCTGCGAGCCGAACGAGTCGAAGGTCTGCGAGTCATCTCCGTGGGCAACCTCAACGTGGGAGGCACGGGCAAGACACCCGCAGTGCTTCATCTCGCGGAGTTGCTGGTGCGAGAAGGGCGCAAGGTCGGCATCCTCACGAGAGGTTACGGCCGGGGCTCGCGAGAGCCACTGACCTTCATCGGCACGGAGCCGCTGCCGTCGGTCGACGACGCCGGAGATGAACCCCTCCTGCTCGCACGTCGTTGTCCGCAGGCACGCCTCTTCGTGGGAGCGAACCGCGTCGCCGGAGCGTACCGGGCGAGAGATGAGTTCGGCCTCGACACGGTGCTGCTCGACGACGGCTTCCAGCACCGAAGGCTCGCGAGAGACGAGGACCTCGTCGTGGTGGACGAGGCAGTGGGACTGGGCAACGGCCACATGCTTCCCCGAGGCCCACTGCGAGAGCCACGCTCCTCGCTGCGTCGAGCCACACTGCTCTGGGTCCGAGCCGCGTCTTCCACGGCAGCGGCGAGCCCGGACCTGCCGCCGAGCACACCGCGAGTCCGCACGCGCTACCTGCCCACGGCATGGCTCGACCCGACGGGAGAGAGCCACCCCACGGAGGCACTGGCCGGACAGCCCGCGCTCGCGCTGGCGGGGCTTGCCCGGCCGGGAGGCTTTCTGCGGACCCTGCACTCGCTCGGCGCGGAGGTGCGCGACGCGGCCCTCTTCCCGGACCACCACCGATTCACGGCCGATGAGCTCCGCGACGTACAGGCCCGAGCCGCCCGACAGGGTGCACGGGTGGTGACGACGGAGAAGGACGCCGTGCGCCTGCCGTCCGGCTTCGAGGCCTGGGTGGTCCGGCTCGGAGTGGAGGTGCTGGAGGGTGAAACCCACCTGCGCCGGGCGCTCGGGCTGGCGGATGTACCGCGCGACTTGTGA
- a CDS encoding bifunctional heptose 7-phosphate kinase/heptose 1-phosphate adenyltransferase yields MAAVSPARSLPSPARLPLAFARRRVLLVGDLVADHYIYGQTDRVSREAPVLIVRYESAEVKLGGGANVAANVRALSGQVTAVGALGADEMGNALRRLCDEAGIRLHAVGGRGIETETKTRILAGGVSTTRQQMLRLDRGQRGSLPPRMRKALAKQVEDAAKDADAVVVSDYGAGVLGDEVREVLRRLAADGLPVCVDSRYALSSFAGLTVCKPNEPELEALAGRPVRTEADLLEAGHAALRRLDCRALLVTRGRHGMTLFDAEGGVDHIPVHGAKAAVDVTGAGDTVIATFALSLAAGATFGEAARLANVAGALVVQKPGTATVSKDELLEELRSTR; encoded by the coding sequence ATGGCCGCAGTCTCGCCCGCTCGCTCATTGCCTTCGCCCGCTCGCCTGCCGCTCGCCTTCGCGCGCCGCCGGGTGCTGCTGGTCGGGGACCTGGTTGCCGACCACTACATCTACGGCCAGACGGACCGCGTGAGCCGCGAGGCTCCGGTCCTCATCGTCCGCTACGAGTCCGCGGAGGTGAAGCTCGGAGGCGGCGCCAACGTGGCGGCCAACGTCCGCGCACTCTCCGGTCAGGTGACGGCCGTGGGCGCGCTCGGAGCGGACGAGATGGGCAACGCGCTCCGCCGTCTCTGCGACGAGGCCGGCATCCGCCTCCACGCAGTGGGCGGGCGCGGCATCGAAACAGAGACGAAGACGCGAATCCTCGCCGGCGGGGTGAGCACCACGCGCCAGCAGATGCTGCGATTGGACCGGGGCCAGAGAGGCTCGCTGCCACCGCGCATGCGCAAGGCGCTGGCGAAGCAGGTGGAGGATGCGGCGAAGGACGCGGACGCGGTGGTGGTGTCCGACTACGGCGCGGGCGTGCTGGGAGACGAGGTGCGGGAAGTTCTCCGGCGCCTCGCGGCGGATGGCCTGCCGGTGTGCGTGGACAGCCGCTATGCCCTGTCCTCCTTCGCCGGGCTGACGGTGTGCAAGCCCAACGAGCCGGAGCTGGAGGCGCTCGCCGGGCGTCCCGTGCGCACGGAAGCGGACCTGCTGGAGGCAGGACACGCGGCCCTGCGGAGACTCGACTGCCGGGCGCTGCTGGTGACGCGAGGCCGGCACGGAATGACGCTCTTCGACGCGGAGGGTGGGGTGGACCACATCCCCGTGCACGGAGCAAAGGCGGCGGTGGACGTGACGGGCGCGGGAGACACGGTGATTGCCACCTTCGCGCTTTCGCTGGCGGCGGGCGCCACCTTCGGCGAGGCGGCGCGACTGGCGAACGTGGCCGGAGCGCTGGTGGTGCAGAAGCCGGGCACGGCGACGGTGTCGAAGGACGAGCTGCTCGAAGAGCTGCGGAGCACGAGATGA
- a CDS encoding adenylyltransferase/cytidyltransferase family protein, which produces MNTLDKLQSLAKVAEERERWRAEGRTVALANGVFDLLHVGHVRYLEGARALADVLVVAVNSDASTRAYKGPGRPYIPESERAELVAALSCTDRVIVFDEPNVRNIIRALKPDVHVKGTDYTPDSIPEGDEVRAYGGRTAVSGDPKDHSTTELARRLGKEGTK; this is translated from the coding sequence ATGAACACCCTGGACAAGCTGCAGTCGCTCGCGAAGGTGGCGGAGGAGCGCGAGCGCTGGAGGGCCGAGGGCCGCACGGTGGCGCTGGCCAACGGCGTCTTCGACCTGCTGCACGTGGGCCACGTGCGATACCTGGAGGGAGCCCGGGCGCTCGCGGACGTGCTCGTGGTGGCGGTGAACTCGGACGCTTCGACGCGGGCCTACAAGGGCCCGGGCCGCCCCTACATCCCCGAGTCCGAGCGGGCCGAGTTGGTGGCCGCGCTCTCCTGCACGGACCGGGTCATCGTCTTCGACGAGCCCAACGTGAGGAACATCATCCGAGCCCTGAAGCCGGACGTGCACGTGAAGGGCACGGACTACACGCCCGACAGCATCCCCGAGGGGGACGAGGTCCGCGCCTACGGAGGCCGCACGGCGGTGTCCGGAGACCCGAAGGACCACAGCACCACGGAGCTCGCGAGGCGCCTCGGTAAAGAGGGGACGAAGTAG
- a CDS encoding Trm112 family protein, with amino-acid sequence MPPLDAVLKSVLGCPMCKGPLTQHEAEVHCPRCHCTWPVEDGIPRMVPERMSKTAPEPQPE; translated from the coding sequence GTGCCGCCCCTGGACGCGGTGCTGAAGTCCGTCCTCGGCTGTCCGATGTGCAAGGGCCCGCTGACGCAGCACGAAGCCGAGGTGCACTGCCCGCGCTGCCACTGCACCTGGCCGGTGGAGGACGGAATCCCGAGGATGGTGCCCGAGCGCATGTCGAAGACCGCGCCCGAGCCTCAGCCGGAGTAG
- a CDS encoding glycosyltransferase family 9 protein, which translates to MSWHKRLELWAKLALALVASALFWRPGRRRRPGSSLPVPRKVLLVRPDNRVGEALLTTPLMRTLKAHVHPAPEVHVLVHAKVARVLAGHPDADQVIAFDRRRIWMGPLAPGIRALRRARYDVVVDCANWESPSVTSALVSRMAGPHAVVIGPDVWPVSRLHSLSVPARPDTRNEAVQRTHLLTPLTGGTVARGLSFREPTVGPSIRAYLEANAGSASAVINPGGRLGPRRIPPQAFAAAARTLLELGRVPVVTWGPGEEELARSVVEAAPGARLAPATNLDELAALMRAAGLTVCNNTGPMHLSVAVGAPTLAFFLRMDMERWGHAYAPHRMVDLTALVDGAGGEGLEARASDEVRAFASALRESGTR; encoded by the coding sequence ATGTCCTGGCACAAGCGGCTCGAGTTGTGGGCGAAGCTGGCGCTGGCGCTCGTGGCGTCCGCCCTGTTCTGGCGCCCCGGCCGCCGTCGCCGCCCCGGAAGTTCCCTGCCCGTCCCCCGGAAGGTGCTGCTCGTGCGGCCCGACAACCGCGTGGGCGAGGCGCTCCTCACCACCCCGCTGATGCGCACCCTCAAGGCGCACGTGCACCCGGCACCCGAAGTCCATGTGCTCGTGCACGCGAAGGTGGCGCGCGTGCTGGCCGGGCATCCGGACGCGGACCAGGTCATCGCGTTCGACCGGCGGCGAATCTGGATGGGACCGCTGGCACCCGGCATCCGCGCGCTGCGCCGCGCGCGCTACGACGTGGTGGTGGACTGCGCCAACTGGGAGTCTCCGTCGGTGACGAGCGCGCTCGTGTCCCGCATGGCCGGCCCCCACGCGGTCGTCATCGGTCCCGATGTGTGGCCCGTGTCCCGCCTGCATTCACTGTCGGTGCCCGCTCGTCCGGACACGCGCAACGAGGCCGTGCAGCGCACGCACCTGCTTACTCCGCTCACCGGTGGCACCGTGGCTCGCGGCCTGTCCTTCCGCGAGCCGACCGTGGGGCCTTCCATCCGCGCGTACCTGGAGGCGAACGCCGGCAGTGCTTCGGCGGTCATCAACCCGGGTGGGCGCCTGGGCCCTCGACGCATTCCTCCGCAGGCCTTCGCCGCGGCCGCGCGGACGCTGCTGGAGTTGGGCCGCGTCCCCGTCGTCACGTGGGGCCCGGGGGAGGAGGAGCTCGCCCGCTCCGTGGTGGAGGCCGCGCCCGGAGCCCGGCTTGCTCCCGCCACGAACCTGGACGAGCTCGCCGCGCTCATGCGCGCAGCGGGACTCACCGTGTGCAACAACACCGGGCCCATGCACCTGTCGGTGGCCGTGGGGGCTCCCACGTTGGCCTTCTTCCTGCGCATGGACATGGAGCGGTGGGGCCATGCCTATGCGCCGCACCGGATGGTGGACCTCACCGCGCTCGTGGATGGGGCGGGCGGTGAAGGACTGGAGGCTCGCGCTTCGGACGAGGTGCGGGCGTTCGCTTCGGCGCTGCGGGAATCGGGGACGCGGTAG